The proteins below are encoded in one region of Clostridium pasteurianum DSM 525 = ATCC 6013:
- a CDS encoding glycogen/starch/alpha-glucan phosphorylase yields MDLTKDLIKNDFKKKLMNLYSEDITESSKLHLYLALGSLVREYASEKWMKTNEQYYKKQVKQVYYFSMEFLIGRLLGSNLLNLGITDLCREALKDLGINLSELEEIENDAGLGNGGLGRLAACFLDSMASLEIPGHGCGIRYDYGLFEQKIINGYQVEIPDNWLRQGNVWEVRKEDKAVIVKFGGTVIPAFENDRLSFKHENYEAVLAVPYDTPVIGYNNNTVNTLRLWSAQTIDKDFDLDSFSKGEYSKAVEHKYSIESISQVLYPDDTRIEGKILRLKQQYFFVSAGIQSIIRRFKKNKLPISLFNEYISIHINDTHPSVAVAELMRILVDEENLSWEDAWHITTNTIAYTNHTILSEALEKWPIDLFKKLLPRIFMIIEEINRRFCNEVREKYKDEKKVYDMSIIADGNVKMAYLAIVGSHSVNGVAKLHTEILKNKELANFANFYPLKFNNKTNGITHRRWLMEANPKLSNLITETIGSDWIATPNNLIKLLAFSKDKSFQDNVHRIKQNNKINFAKYVKDKYGIAIDTDSIYDIQVKRLHSYKRQVLNIFNILDLYYRLKENPNLDIIPRTFFFGAKAAPGYYLAKQTIKLINTVANKINNDNSINEKIKVLFLENYSVSLAEKIIPCADVSEQISTTTKEASGTSNMKFMMNGAVTIATLDGANVEIYDAVGSDNIVIFGMKKDEVLAYEKNKNYHSYDLYNSDPRLKRILDNLVNGSLGVINSEFSDIHKYLLANNDEYFVLKDFADYVRAQNRIDQLYRNKSKWREMCVYNIAHSGIFSSDNTIKQYSKEIWNAKGIHVDI; encoded by the coding sequence ATGGATTTAACGAAAGACCTCATCAAAAATGACTTTAAAAAGAAGCTCATGAACCTTTATTCTGAAGATATCACCGAATCTTCAAAACTACATTTATATTTAGCTCTCGGTTCTCTAGTAAGAGAATATGCATCTGAAAAATGGATGAAAACTAATGAACAATACTATAAAAAACAAGTAAAACAAGTTTATTATTTTTCAATGGAATTTCTAATAGGAAGATTACTTGGAAGTAATCTTTTAAATCTAGGTATAACGGATTTATGCAGAGAAGCCCTTAAAGATTTGGGAATAAACCTTTCAGAGCTTGAAGAAATTGAAAACGATGCAGGTCTTGGTAATGGAGGTTTAGGCAGACTTGCAGCATGTTTTCTTGACTCCATGGCTTCTCTTGAGATTCCAGGTCATGGATGTGGTATAAGGTATGATTATGGACTATTTGAACAAAAAATAATAAATGGATATCAAGTTGAAATTCCTGACAACTGGTTAAGGCAAGGTAATGTTTGGGAAGTTAGAAAGGAAGATAAAGCTGTCATAGTAAAATTTGGCGGTACAGTTATTCCTGCTTTTGAAAATGACAGACTCTCCTTTAAACATGAAAATTATGAAGCTGTTCTTGCAGTTCCTTATGACACTCCTGTTATTGGATATAATAATAACACCGTAAATACTTTGAGACTGTGGAGTGCTCAAACCATAGACAAAGATTTTGATTTAGATTCTTTCAGTAAAGGTGAATATAGTAAAGCAGTAGAGCATAAATACTCAATTGAATCTATTTCTCAGGTACTTTATCCTGATGATACTAGGATTGAGGGAAAAATATTACGTTTAAAACAGCAGTACTTCTTCGTAAGTGCTGGTATTCAAAGTATTATTAGAAGATTTAAAAAAAATAAACTACCTATTAGTTTATTTAATGAGTATATATCAATTCACATAAATGATACTCATCCTTCCGTAGCTGTTGCAGAATTAATGAGAATACTAGTAGATGAAGAAAATTTATCTTGGGAAGATGCTTGGCATATAACCACTAATACTATTGCATACACTAATCATACTATACTAAGTGAAGCATTAGAAAAATGGCCTATTGACTTATTTAAAAAACTTTTGCCAAGAATATTTATGATAATTGAAGAAATTAATAGAAGATTTTGTAATGAAGTACGAGAAAAATATAAAGATGAAAAAAAAGTCTATGATATGTCAATTATAGCTGATGGTAATGTAAAAATGGCCTATTTAGCAATAGTTGGAAGTCATTCAGTAAATGGAGTGGCCAAACTTCATACAGAAATATTAAAAAATAAGGAACTTGCAAACTTTGCAAATTTCTATCCTCTTAAATTTAATAATAAAACTAATGGAATTACTCATAGAAGGTGGTTAATGGAGGCTAATCCTAAATTATCTAATCTTATTACTGAAACCATAGGAAGTGATTGGATAGCTACTCCTAATAACCTCATTAAACTTTTAGCTTTTTCTAAAGATAAAAGTTTTCAAGATAATGTACACAGAATTAAGCAAAATAATAAAATAAACTTTGCAAAGTACGTAAAAGATAAATATGGCATTGCCATTGACACAGATTCTATTTACGATATACAGGTAAAGAGGCTTCATTCCTATAAAAGACAGGTATTAAATATATTTAATATCTTAGATTTATATTATAGATTAAAAGAAAACCCAAATTTAGATATTATACCAAGAACTTTTTTCTTTGGTGCAAAAGCTGCTCCTGGATATTATTTAGCTAAACAGACAATAAAATTAATAAATACTGTAGCCAATAAAATTAATAATGATAATAGTATAAACGAAAAGATAAAAGTGCTTTTTCTTGAAAATTATTCTGTTTCCCTGGCTGAAAAAATTATACCTTGTGCGGATGTAAGTGAACAGATATCCACTACTACTAAAGAAGCTTCAGGTACAAGTAATATGAAATTTATGATGAATGGAGCAGTTACTATAGCTACCTTAGATGGAGCTAATGTAGAAATTTATGATGCTGTAGGCAGTGATAATATAGTGATATTCGGTATGAAAAAAGATGAAGTTTTAGCCTATGAAAAAAACAAAAATTACCATTCCTATGATTTATATAATTCTGATCCAAGGCTAAAAAGAATATTAGATAATCTAGTAAATGGTTCTCTTGGCGTAATTAATTCAGAATTTAGTGATATACACAAATATTTGCTGGCTAATAATGATGAATATTTTGTGCTAAAAGATTTTGCCGATTATGTAAGAGCTCAAAATAGAATAGATCAACTATATAGAAACAAATCTAAATGGCGTGAAATGTGTGTATACAATATTGCTCATTCTGGAATTTTTTCCAGTGATAATACTATAAAACAATACTCTAAGGAAATATGGAATGCAAAAGGCATACATGTAGATATTTAA
- a CDS encoding cold-shock protein, with translation MKQGTVKWFNDEKGFGFISVEGEDDVFVHYSAIKEEGKKKNLDQGQEVKFDVVDGPKGLQASNVQKL, from the coding sequence ATGAAACAGGGAACGGTTAAATGGTTTAATGATGAAAAAGGTTTTGGTTTTATTTCTGTAGAAGGAGAAGATGATGTATTTGTTCACTATTCTGCTATAAAAGAAGAAGGAAAGAAAAAGAACTTAGATCAGGGGCAGGAAGTAAAATTTGATGTAGTGGATGGACCTAAAGGGCTACAGGCATCAAACGTACAAAAGTTATAA
- a CDS encoding aspartate ammonia-lyase codes for MENFRLEKDIIGERKLPLEAYYGINTLRASENFNISNKRVNFNLIKSLVIVKKAAALTNEKIKLLDSKKSQAIIKACDKILNGEFKDQFITDSLQGGAGTSTNMNVNEVISNIAIELLGGKKGDYCLIHPIQHVNMCQSTNDVYPTALRIAAIKLLRTTADSFSKLQTALQTKENEFSHILKLGRTELMDALPIMVGQEFGAYAKAIARDRWRLYKVEERLREINIGGTAIGTGMNAPKRYIFLITDILQDLTGLGLSRSDFPIDITQNMDVFCEVSGLLKAAAVNLMKISNDLRLLGSGPKGGIGEILIPPVQTGSSIMPGKVNPVILEMISQVSMKIIANDVSITFAAANGQLELNAFAPLIAENILESLEILNNAVISLTNNCIKNIKVNVEKCKLNLDSSTALITALEYYIGYDKASEIAKKVIEENIPLRDILIRENILSEDLIEKILNPFALTSPGIPGKPINS; via the coding sequence ATGGAAAATTTTAGATTAGAAAAAGATATTATAGGCGAACGTAAACTTCCTCTTGAGGCATATTATGGAATCAACACTTTAAGAGCTTCCGAAAATTTTAATATAAGTAATAAAAGAGTTAATTTTAATTTAATAAAATCTCTAGTTATTGTAAAAAAAGCTGCTGCTTTGACTAATGAAAAAATAAAATTACTTGATTCAAAAAAGTCACAGGCTATAATAAAAGCCTGTGATAAAATATTAAATGGAGAATTTAAAGACCAATTTATAACAGATTCCCTTCAAGGTGGTGCGGGTACTTCTACAAATATGAATGTAAATGAAGTCATTAGCAATATAGCAATAGAACTTCTTGGAGGTAAAAAAGGTGATTATTGTTTAATACATCCCATACAGCATGTTAATATGTGTCAATCCACTAATGATGTTTATCCCACTGCTTTAAGAATAGCTGCTATAAAACTATTGAGAACTACGGCTGATTCCTTTTCTAAGCTTCAAACTGCCCTTCAGACAAAAGAAAATGAATTTTCTCATATTCTAAAACTGGGCAGAACAGAATTAATGGATGCCCTTCCAATTATGGTAGGTCAAGAATTTGGTGCCTATGCAAAAGCCATAGCCAGAGATCGATGGAGATTGTATAAAGTAGAAGAAAGATTGCGAGAAATAAATATAGGTGGTACTGCTATAGGTACTGGTATGAATGCCCCTAAAAGATACATATTTTTGATAACAGATATACTTCAGGACTTAACTGGACTGGGTCTTTCTAGAAGTGATTTTCCCATAGATATAACACAAAATATGGATGTATTTTGTGAAGTATCAGGTCTTTTAAAAGCTGCTGCTGTAAATCTTATGAAAATTTCTAATGATTTAAGACTTTTAGGCAGCGGCCCTAAAGGCGGTATAGGAGAGATTTTAATTCCCCCTGTTCAAACGGGTTCATCTATAATGCCTGGCAAAGTTAACCCTGTAATTTTAGAAATGATATCTCAAGTTTCTATGAAAATAATTGCAAATGATGTTTCTATTACTTTTGCTGCCGCCAATGGTCAACTGGAATTAAACGCCTTTGCTCCGCTCATTGCCGAAAATATACTTGAATCTTTAGAAATTCTGAATAATGCAGTAATTTCTTTAACAAATAATTGTATTAAAAATATAAAAGTCAATGTAGAAAAATGCAAATTAAATTTGGATTCTTCTACAGCTTTAATAACCGCCCTTGAATACTATATAGGTTACGATAAAGCCTCTGAAATAGCAAAAAAAGTTATTGAAGAAAATATCCCTCTTAGAGATATACTTATACGTGAAAATATACTTTCAGAAGATTTGATAGAAAAAATATTAAATCCTTTTGCCTTAACAAGTCCAGGAATTCCTGGAAAACCAATAAATTCATAA
- a CDS encoding insulinase family protein translates to MNFEINRIYSGFKLLEEKNISDISSTARLFYHEKSGAKLISIENSDDNKVFSISFKTLPDNSTGVFHILEHSVLCGSRKFPSKEPFVELVKGSLNTYLNAATYPDKTMYPVASKNDKDFRNLMDVYLDAVFYPNIYKYPEIMKQEGWHYEINNKDEELKYKGVVYNEMQGVYSSPESLLFRGINSNLFPDTPYAFDSGGDPDDIPNLTQEQFLDYHKKFYHPSNSYIYLYGDMNIEENLKFIDENYLSNFNKLNLNIEISSQKPFKEMQEKFINYPISNEESELDKTYLSLNFVIGDVKDRELYLAFDLLEDMLLETSASPLKKALIDSSIAKDVFGIYNNGSLQTSLSIIIKNSNEDKKEKFKSVVFNTLKDIVKNGFDRDLIEAVINSKEFELKESDYSSYPKGLAYCEKVLGSLLYGGDPFQNLEFNQMLNKIKANAYNGYFEKLIEDNILNNNHSLLFMVIPKKNLAEKKAKEQREKLSAIKSSLTEEKIEKLIEENFILTKRQSSPDSQEDLEKIPLLSIEDVKKNLDTYNTIIGDKKDYKILYTELVTNGIDYIDFYFDTSYVAQEKIPYITLLSYLLGRVDTENYSYEELSNEVNKNTGGIDFSAEAYSNIAVTGEYSPKFIVKGKSLHSKSQNLLDIVFEIIKLSKFDNHKRLKEIFDELKSRIEMIIVSGGHRIASSKLASYYSEMGKYIDTINGFTFYKFLTDIEKNFNSKKDEVIKNLLEVSESIFTSSNLIVNIGAAKEDYKNLSEILQSIISDKLKPSLKEPTKYKFELKKENEALVTSSKVQYVAKGYNFSQFGFKYSGKLQVLRTISNYDYLWNNVRVKGGAYGVFINFKRNGNMSITSYRDPNLKETIDVYDKFYKYINTFSADEREMTKYILGTISSLDTPLTNSMICDRQAALYIGNIDDDFLQEEREEILKTSVEDIRSFAPLIEQCMKEDCICVLGGKEKIEQNSNLFNSIINVFN, encoded by the coding sequence ATGAATTTTGAAATCAATAGAATTTATTCCGGATTCAAATTGCTAGAAGAAAAAAATATTAGCGATATAAGTTCCACAGCCAGATTGTTTTATCATGAAAAAAGTGGGGCAAAACTTATCAGTATAGAAAATTCTGATGACAACAAGGTGTTTTCTATAAGCTTTAAAACACTACCAGATAATAGTACTGGAGTTTTTCATATATTAGAACATTCTGTTTTATGCGGATCAAGAAAATTTCCGTCAAAAGAACCTTTTGTAGAACTTGTAAAGGGATCATTAAATACTTATTTAAATGCTGCCACTTATCCAGATAAAACTATGTATCCTGTAGCTAGTAAAAATGATAAGGATTTTAGAAATCTTATGGATGTATATTTAGATGCAGTTTTTTATCCAAATATATATAAATATCCTGAAATAATGAAACAAGAGGGATGGCATTATGAAATAAACAATAAGGATGAAGAGTTGAAATATAAAGGAGTAGTATATAATGAAATGCAAGGAGTTTACTCTTCACCAGAATCATTACTTTTTAGAGGAATAAATAGTAATTTGTTTCCAGATACTCCCTATGCTTTTGATTCAGGCGGTGATCCTGATGACATACCAAATCTTACTCAGGAGCAATTTTTGGATTATCATAAAAAATTTTATCATCCTTCTAATAGTTATATTTATTTATATGGAGATATGAATATTGAAGAGAATCTTAAATTTATAGACGAAAATTATCTAAGCAACTTCAATAAATTAAATTTAAATATTGAGATATCAAGTCAAAAACCTTTTAAAGAAATGCAAGAAAAATTTATAAATTATCCTATATCCAATGAAGAAAGTGAACTTGATAAAACCTATTTGAGTTTAAATTTTGTAATAGGTGATGTAAAGGACAGGGAACTGTACTTAGCTTTTGATTTGCTGGAGGATATGCTTCTGGAAACTTCGGCATCACCTTTAAAAAAAGCTTTAATAGATTCATCTATAGCGAAAGATGTGTTTGGTATCTATAATAATGGTTCACTTCAAACTTCTCTTAGCATTATTATTAAAAATTCCAATGAAGATAAAAAGGAAAAGTTTAAATCAGTAGTTTTCAATACTCTTAAAGATATTGTGAAAAATGGTTTTGATAGAGATTTAATTGAAGCAGTAATTAATTCGAAAGAATTTGAACTTAAAGAAAGTGATTATAGTAGTTATCCAAAAGGGCTTGCTTATTGCGAAAAAGTATTGGGTAGTTTACTTTATGGAGGGGATCCTTTCCAAAACTTAGAATTTAACCAAATGTTAAATAAAATAAAAGCTAATGCTTACAATGGGTATTTTGAAAAATTAATTGAAGATAATATATTAAACAATAATCACAGTTTACTATTTATGGTTATTCCTAAGAAAAATTTAGCAGAAAAAAAAGCAAAGGAACAAAGAGAAAAACTATCAGCTATTAAAAGTTCTTTAACAGAAGAAAAAATAGAAAAGCTGATAGAAGAAAATTTTATACTCACGAAAAGACAATCATCACCAGATAGTCAGGAAGACTTAGAAAAAATTCCATTGTTATCCATTGAAGATGTTAAAAAGAATTTGGATACCTATAATACGATAATTGGAGATAAAAAAGACTATAAAATTCTGTATACGGAACTTGTAACAAATGGTATAGACTATATAGATTTTTATTTTGATACTAGTTATGTAGCTCAGGAAAAAATACCATATATAACTCTACTTTCTTATTTATTAGGAAGAGTGGATACTGAAAATTATTCCTATGAAGAACTTTCTAATGAAGTTAACAAGAATACCGGGGGTATAGATTTTAGTGCAGAAGCTTATTCAAATATAGCTGTTACAGGAGAATATTCTCCTAAGTTTATAGTTAAAGGAAAATCGCTGCATTCTAAATCACAAAATTTATTGGATATTGTCTTTGAAATAATTAAATTAAGTAAATTTGATAATCATAAAAGACTAAAGGAGATATTTGATGAATTAAAATCGAGAATAGAAATGATAATTGTAAGTGGTGGTCATAGAATTGCGTCCTCTAAATTAGCATCTTATTATTCTGAAATGGGCAAATATATAGATACTATTAATGGATTTACTTTTTATAAGTTTTTGACTGATATAGAAAAAAACTTTAATAGTAAAAAGGATGAAGTTATAAAAAATCTTTTGGAAGTATCAGAATCCATATTTACAAGTAGTAATTTAATTGTAAATATTGGAGCTGCTAAAGAAGATTATAAAAATTTATCAGAAATTTTACAAAGCATTATTTCGGATAAATTAAAACCTAGTTTAAAGGAACCGACAAAGTATAAGTTTGAATTGAAAAAAGAAAATGAGGCCCTAGTTACTTCATCTAAAGTGCAATATGTAGCAAAAGGATATAATTTTTCTCAATTTGGTTTTAAATATAGTGGTAAACTTCAAGTGTTGAGAACTATATCAAATTATGATTATTTGTGGAATAATGTAAGAGTAAAAGGTGGAGCCTATGGAGTTTTTATAAACTTTAAGAGAAACGGAAATATGAGCATTACTTCTTATAGAGATCCTAATTTAAAAGAAACTATAGATGTCTATGATAAATTTTATAAATATATTAATACTTTTTCTGCAGATGAAAGAGAAATGACAAAATACATTTTAGGAACTATAAGTAGTTTAGATACACCACTTACAAATTCAATGATTTGTGATAGGCAAGCGGCACTATATATTGGTAACATAGATGATGATTTTTTACAGGAAGAAAGAGAAGAGATATTGAAAACAAGTGTAGAAGACATTAGAAGTTTTGCACCATTAATAGAGCAATGCATGAAAGAAGATTGTATTTGTGTTTTAGGTGGAAAAGAAAAAATAGAACAAAATTCAAATCTATTTAACAGTATAATCAATGTATTTAATTAG
- a CDS encoding ATP-dependent DNA helicase, whose translation MKIINMSSITNIKVSVRDLIEFVLRSGDLIFTFSGGSRNIDAIKIHQKIQNSSGDNYNSEVSISYIILKDNISLEINGRIDGVIIGEKNIIIDEIKTTTNDLDNINEDYNDMHWAQVKCYAYFYCVNKNLNTIDTRLTYYQMDSGAIKYLLKSYSIEELEKFFMGIIDKYIYWAKLQKNWIEVRDSSIKRILFPYGEYRLGQRKLAVAVYTSIKENKKIFIKAPTGIGKTMSTIFPACKALGEGIISKIFYATSKNITGKEVEKAFTLLNKKGLEFKVVWITAKDKICFNEERNCNPDLCDYAKGHFDRVNNALKDILNENIITREVIEKYSSKYRVCPFELSLDLTDWCDCVVCDYNYIFDPKVYLRRFFSEEGGDYCLLVDEAHNLVDRARDMYSAELYKKDILSLKNKCKGISSLLYKSLNKINSYFIQEREKCEKNNLEIEVEKTSPKEIIPLLKSFIYQVEKFLAANEKSVIKEDILEIYFTFNSFIRAYEIYNDKYVTYRQKLKDEVLLKIFCIDTSEVIGNCIKKAKAVVFFSATLTPMNYFIYLLGGDKDSYRINLPSPFKRENLCLLLDDSVSTKYINRKYSYKNIISIIYRCITERKGNYFVFFPSYVYMKSVFDIFCERYSKINVICQKNSMNEDEKNSFLRLFSEKNEETLIGFAVMGGVFSEGIDLAGEKLIGAIIVGVGLPKISLERNLIKEYFNENKRNGFLYSYVYPGINKVLQSAGRVIRTESDKGIIVLIDERYSENTYKKLLPAEWASIININNITKNLNNVIREFWYKE comes from the coding sequence ATGAAAATTATAAATATGAGTAGTATTACTAATATAAAAGTATCAGTAAGAGATTTAATTGAATTTGTTTTAAGATCTGGAGACTTAATATTTACTTTTAGTGGTGGAAGTAGAAATATAGATGCAATTAAAATACATCAAAAAATACAAAACAGTTCTGGAGATAATTATAATTCTGAAGTGAGTATTTCTTATATTATTCTCAAGGATAATATTTCCTTGGAAATAAACGGGAGAATAGATGGGGTTATCATAGGTGAAAAGAATATTATAATTGATGAAATTAAAACTACTACTAATGATTTAGATAACATAAATGAAGATTATAATGATATGCATTGGGCTCAAGTCAAATGTTATGCTTATTTCTATTGTGTGAATAAAAATTTAAATACTATTGATACGAGATTAACTTATTATCAAATGGATTCTGGTGCAATAAAATATTTACTTAAATCTTACAGTATAGAAGAATTAGAAAAGTTTTTTATGGGTATTATTGATAAATATATATATTGGGCAAAACTGCAAAAAAATTGGATAGAAGTAAGAGATTCATCTATAAAAAGAATATTGTTTCCCTATGGAGAATACAGACTGGGTCAAAGGAAGTTGGCTGTTGCTGTATATACTTCAATTAAAGAAAATAAAAAAATATTTATAAAAGCACCTACAGGTATAGGAAAGACCATGTCAACTATTTTTCCTGCGTGTAAAGCTCTGGGTGAAGGAATTATATCAAAAATATTTTATGCAACATCTAAAAATATTACGGGTAAAGAAGTAGAAAAGGCCTTTACTCTATTAAATAAAAAAGGTCTTGAATTTAAAGTTGTATGGATTACAGCAAAGGATAAAATATGTTTTAATGAAGAAAGAAATTGTAATCCAGATTTATGCGATTACGCTAAGGGACATTTTGACAGAGTAAATAATGCTTTAAAAGATATACTGAATGAAAATATAATTACTAGAGAAGTAATAGAAAAATATAGTAGTAAATATAGAGTTTGTCCTTTCGAATTATCTTTAGATCTGACAGATTGGTGTGATTGTGTTGTTTGTGATTACAATTATATTTTTGATCCTAAAGTTTACTTAAGAAGATTTTTTTCAGAAGAAGGAGGGGATTATTGTCTCCTTGTAGATGAGGCTCATAATTTAGTAGATAGAGCAAGAGATATGTATTCAGCAGAGCTGTATAAAAAAGATATTTTAAGTTTAAAAAATAAATGTAAGGGTATATCTTCTTTACTTTATAAAAGTTTAAATAAAATAAACTCATATTTTATACAAGAAAGAGAAAAATGCGAAAAAAACAATTTAGAGATAGAAGTAGAAAAAACTTCTCCAAAGGAAATAATTCCTTTATTAAAAAGTTTTATATATCAGGTAGAAAAATTTTTAGCAGCAAATGAAAAGAGTGTTATTAAAGAAGATATATTAGAAATTTATTTTACTTTTAATTCTTTTATAAGAGCTTATGAAATTTATAATGATAAATATGTTACTTATAGACAGAAACTTAAGGATGAAGTATTACTAAAGATTTTTTGTATTGATACTTCAGAAGTAATAGGAAACTGTATAAAAAAGGCAAAAGCTGTTGTGTTTTTTTCAGCTACTTTAACTCCCATGAATTACTTTATATATTTATTGGGAGGAGATAAAGATTCTTATAGGATTAATTTGCCATCCCCTTTTAAAAGAGAAAATTTATGTCTCTTATTAGATGATAGTGTATCTACCAAATATATTAACAGAAAATATAGCTATAAAAATATAATTTCTATAATATATAGATGCATAACTGAAAGAAAAGGAAACTATTTTGTGTTTTTTCCTTCATATGTGTATATGAAAAGTGTTTTTGATATATTTTGTGAAAGATATAGTAAAATTAATGTAATTTGTCAGAAGAATAGTATGAATGAAGATGAAAAAAACAGTTTTCTCCGACTTTTTTCTGAAAAGAATGAAGAAACATTAATTGGATTTGCGGTAATGGGAGGAGTTTTTAGTGAAGGAATTGATTTAGCTGGAGAAAAATTAATTGGTGCTATTATTGTTGGAGTAGGACTCCCTAAGATATCTTTAGAAAGAAATTTGATTAAAGAATATTTTAATGAAAATAAAAGAAATGGTTTTTTATATTCTTATGTTTATCCAGGCATAAATAAAGTTTTGCAATCTGCAGGAAGAGTAATAAGGACTGAAAGTGACAAAGGTATTATTGTATTAATAGATGAAAGGTATTCTGAAAATACCTACAAGAAACTATTACCAGCAGAATGGGCCAGCATAATAAATATAAATAATATAACCAAAAACTTAAATAATGTTATTAGAGAATTTTGGTATAAAGAATAA
- a CDS encoding replication-associated recombination protein A produces the protein MDLFTMAMENNKSNKPLAERMRPRNLDEFYGQNKIVGKGKILRRLIELDNLTSIILYGAPGVGKTTLALIISKETKCEFIKLNAATISVKDIKEYINKAEEALKFYGKRTIFFIDEIHGLKRGAQQDVLLNAVERGIVILIGATTENPYFEINNALLSRSKIFQLEGLNNEDIFKILNNVLKDKERGYGEIKINIEEKSLYYIAELSGGDARSAINTLELAVLSTCKDEKGIINITKEIIQECTQKKIINYDKAGENHYDMASAFIKSMRGSDADAALYWFGRMIIGGEDPRFIVRRIIVHASEDVGMADPKAMIIAHAAWNALETIGMPEARIPIAEAIIYISKAPKNNSVIVAVNKAFEDAEKYQYRVPIYLRDAHYRGAKNFGNGVDYKYPHDYPGHYVEQKYFPEEMEHKNYYIDNENYKYE, from the coding sequence TTGGATTTATTTACAATGGCTATGGAAAATAATAAAAGTAATAAACCATTAGCAGAAAGAATGAGGCCTAGAAATTTAGATGAATTTTATGGCCAAAATAAAATAGTAGGTAAAGGGAAAATTTTAAGAAGACTTATAGAGTTAGATAATTTGACTTCTATAATATTATATGGGGCTCCAGGAGTTGGAAAGACTACTTTGGCATTAATAATTTCTAAGGAAACTAAATGTGAATTTATAAAACTCAATGCTGCTACTATTAGTGTAAAGGATATTAAAGAATATATAAATAAAGCTGAAGAAGCATTAAAATTTTATGGTAAAAGAACTATATTTTTTATAGATGAAATTCATGGACTAAAAAGAGGAGCTCAGCAGGATGTACTGTTAAATGCTGTTGAAAGAGGCATAGTTATATTAATTGGTGCAACTACGGAAAATCCATATTTTGAGATAAATAATGCCCTTTTAAGCAGATCCAAGATATTTCAATTGGAAGGACTTAATAATGAAGATATATTCAAAATATTAAATAATGTTTTAAAGGATAAAGAGAGAGGCTATGGAGAAATAAAAATAAATATAGAAGAAAAATCTCTATATTATATAGCGGAGTTGTCAGGAGGAGATGCAAGATCTGCTATTAATACACTGGAATTAGCTGTTTTGTCCACCTGCAAAGATGAAAAAGGTATAATTAATATAACTAAAGAAATAATACAGGAATGTACTCAAAAGAAAATTATAAATTATGATAAAGCTGGAGAAAATCACTATGATATGGCTTCTGCTTTTATAAAAAGTATGAGAGGATCAGATGCTGATGCGGCTCTGTACTGGTTTGGAAGGATGATTATTGGTGGTGAAGATCCAAGATTTATTGTAAGAAGAATAATAGTACATGCCTCTGAAGATGTAGGAATGGCAGATCCAAAAGCAATGATAATAGCTCATGCTGCTTGGAATGCTCTTGAAACAATAGGTATGCCAGAAGCCAGAATACCTATTGCAGAAGCTATAATATATATATCAAAAGCACCTAAAAACAACTCTGTGATTGTTGCTGTAAATAAAGCTTTTGAGGATGCTGAAAAATATCAGTATAGAGTGCCTATATATTTAAGAGATGCACACTATAGAGGTGCAAAGAATTTTGGCAATGGAGTTGATTATAAATATCCACATGACTATCCAGGACATTATGTTGAACAAAAATATTTCCCAGAGGAAATGGAGCACAAAAATTACTATATAGATAATGAAAATTATAAATATGAGTAG